The following proteins come from a genomic window of Aspergillus oryzae RIB40 DNA, chromosome 4:
- a CDS encoding uncharacterized protein (predicted protein) produces the protein MADCDKDQEAQTRSESEDKELREKPKVKLPLVPTVPGNAWSQMRAREQEHIRERELHKLEFGELGYDPNTGLDYDEALALPMPKPRLMAVSSSVPVLEPTVSKPNVLTKLSGLKTQGDKEAHPGDKGAGTKVEGEKKKSMMATLRSKLSFKELGKEFRKAQDPPLSAMPRLPSNAGTPQVGKTKQSPPESVDFDEERLYVPKPRDPGVHPASAPVQTTRFSDSGSFVSSKQSASSCPAQQAKGNDRLDAKALRDTQEQHRPHKKVGNVEPMTRLDTVLIDGSSPLASTGDTSRGHPAVVDAERRYISLKVENETSVPSKPKTDATSTESPASYKLSTSNAPKGIAPVSSSCERKQSTVEKNRPLVVSSDQQRPPSVRTQDQTEVTTPSGQYSRRSSSRSQEHMASSSGQADPAFDPTHMRMPFDSQLPIDDPRFYSGVTTHGGYAPPPPHPGYQNTVTLEQQISTYMDSLHIHVDGTANKLARNNWSTDQILRGTGHLSELMRKLNNRVMSDTEVMRELQRVMMDVKIQVGAIQREQRQMEDRMTQVFQSEYNKLKGEISALASTVKSNLPYNPVEDARSMNTRLQGSRDVIRWSKDNERPQQFMKMKSRQMRKEEVVTKNTESRGEEHNCESVALDNKHAEEHTLTDDVPTPMAAFPTPGLHSDDRKDHFTDPHPRRLILKDPSKISTGSPEPLHSSSEKGKERTASSQTLVHKASAEIMKFPAKMGLFYPFRRGRDRRSSESKAASRSLPPAKRGKDDKTPEEQDSIKQEPLPFTPPLQTRAIATIGAEHHQVEVSPSRVHPALRNLAQQQIMAERERLNNQETMTSRQLLRSSRSFQDLNSRSRNAASFDWIDSSIESPSESTSRSQNQQDLAMGFPALTTASLRSSSRARSPLTAFAEARMSQASDVSFYYRGPTPPPRGSEASESSLPTWYQAAYAYKSIEKPDDD, from the exons ATGGCGGACTGTGATAAAGATCAGGAGGCTCAGACTAGATCTGAGTCTGAGGATAAGGAGTTGAGAGAGAAACCCAAGGTCAAACTGCCTCTTGTGCCCACCGTGCCTGGAAATGCCTGGTCGCAGATGAGGGCTCGTGAACAAGAACATATTCGTGAAAGGGAGCTGCATAAGCTGGAGTTTGGCGAGTTGGGGTATGATCCTAATACCG GACTGGATTACGACGAGGCTCTCGCCCTCCCGATGCCTAAGCCCCGTCTTATGGCTGTCAGTAGTTCTGTCCCTGTGCTTGAGCCGACGGTTTCAAAGCCAAATGTTCTCACGAAGCTGAGTGGTTTGAAGACACAGGGAGACAAGGAGGCCCATCCTGGTGATAAGGGTGCGGGTACAAAGGTCgaaggtgaaaagaaaaagtccaTGATGGCGACGCTGAGATCCAAACTCAGCTTCAAAGAGCTTGGTAAGGAGTTTCGTAAAGCTCAGGACCCTCCACTTAGTGCTATGCCTCGACTGCCATCGAACGCCGGAACTCCACAGGTCGGAAAGACCAAACAATCGCCGCCTGAGTCTGTTGACTTCGATGAGGAAAGGCTGTATGTCCCCAAGCCCAGAGATCCTGGAGTGCACCCTGCTTCTGCTCCAGTCCAGACCACTAGGTTTTCGGACTCAGGTAGCTTCGTGAGCTCTAAACAGAGCGCTTCATCCTGCCCTGCACAGCAGGCAAAGGGTAATGACAGGCTTGATGCAAAAGCTCTTAGAGACACACAGGAGCAACATCGGCCTCATAAAAAAGTGGGAAACGTGGAACCCATGACGCGTCTTGACACTGTTCTGATTGACGGCTCATCTCCTCTAGCTAGCACAGGCGATACCAGCAGGGGCCATCCAGCGGTTGTCGATGCGGAACGACGCTATATTAGTCTGAAGGTGGAGAACGAAACATCAGTTCCCTCTAAGCCAAAGACTGATGCCACTTCTACTGAGAGTCCAGCTTCGTACAAGCTATCTACATCCAACGCACCAAAAGGTATTGCACCAGTGTCCTCGTCATGCGAACGCAAACAGAGCACGGTAGAGAAAAACCGTCCGCTAGTCGTCTCATCGGATCAGCAGAGGCCACCGTCTGTCAGAACACAGGACCAAACTGAAGTGACTACCCCGTCCGGACAGTACAGCAGGCGCTCGTCTAGTAGGTCACAGGAGCATATGGCCTCAAGCTCTGGACAGGCTGACCCTGCCTTCGACCCAACACATATGAGGATGCCCTTCGATTCTCAACTCCCTATTGACGATCCTCGTTTCTACTCTGGTGTGACGACTCACGGAGGCTatgctcctcctccaccgcaCCCGGGCTATCAAAACACAGTAACCTTGGAGCAGCAGATATCCACCTACATGGATTCACTTCACATCCACGTTGACGGTACGGCAAACAAGCTTGCCCG TAATAACTGGTCAACGGATCAAATCCTGAGGGGCACAGGACATCTGTCGGAACTCATGCGCAAGCTCAATAACCGAGTGATGAGCGATACTGAAGTGATGAGAGAGCTACAGAGGGTCATGATGGATGTGAAGATTCAAGTTGGGGCTATACAGCGCGAGCAGCGTCAGATGGAAGACAGGATGACACAGGTCTTCCAGAGTGAGTACAACAAACTGAAGGGCGAGATTAGTGCGTTGGCCTCGACTGTAAAGTCCAACCTCCCCTACAACCCAGTAGAGGATGCAAGATCCATGAATACCAGGTTGCAGGGGAGCCGAGATGTCATCAGATGGAGTAAAGACAATGAAAGACCACAACAGttcatgaagatgaagtcacGTCAAatgaggaaggaagaagtgGTGACAAAGAACACAGAAAGCAGAGGGGAAGAACACAACTGTGAATCTGTCGCACTGGACAACAAACATGCTGAGGAACACACGCTTACTGATGATGTTCCAACACCTATGGCAGCCTTCCCCACTCCAGGTCTCCATAGCGATGACAGAAAAGATCACTTCACTGACCCTCACCCCAGAAGACTCATTCTGAAAGACCCTAGTAAAATATCCACTGGGAGTCCAGAACCTCTGCACAGCAGCTCCGAgaagggcaaagaaagaactGCTAGCAGCCAAACTCTCGTTCACAAAGCAAGCGCTGAAATCATGAAGTTCCCAGCAAAGATGGGCCTTTTCTATCCTTTTCGCCGTGGTCGTGATCGACGTAGCAGCGAAAGCAAAGCTGCGAGCCGCTCCTTGCCTCCTGCCAAGCGCGGCAAAGACGATAAAACTCCTGAAGAGCAAGACTCCATCAAGCAAGAACCACTTCCTTTTACACCTCCCTTGCAGACACGCGCCATTGCTACTATTGGGGCAGAGCATCACCAGGTGGAGGTTAGTCCCAGCAGAGTTCATCCCGCTCTGCGCAATCTTGCTCAGCAGCAGATCATGGCTGAACGCGAGCGCCTCAATAATCAGGAAACTATGACGTCCAGACAGCTCCTTAGATCCTCCCGATCCTTTCAGGACTTGAATTCTCGCTCCAGAAATGCTGCATCGTTTGATTGGATTGATAGCTCAATCGAGAGCCCCTCGGAGTCCACAAGTCGCAGTCAGAACCAGCAGGATCTCGCCATGGGATTCCCTGCTCTTACAACCGCTTCGCTCCGCTCGTCTTC